One Branchiostoma lanceolatum isolate klBraLanc5 chromosome 18, klBraLanc5.hap2, whole genome shotgun sequence DNA window includes the following coding sequences:
- the LOC136424540 gene encoding zinc finger protein 497-like, with product MAECRYSLRRRQKQQLADEHPLDQHFQPQEKSKDSESHTCQKCGRHFRHAHHFKKHVKTCTSSKTKTRRTYGSFACKTCEKVFSRSDWLRRHQEVHSKERPFRCKLCSASYKRRDALQRHELIQHTWPDEQVKKAAASEARCVKCGKVYMAGEISRHMAMSHSNNPDSENISHSENMSHSTPSAQPQTDAELSHSAQLGQQTTDPDSENISHVTLSEQPQSGPDVAKLSNFAPSGQSQADLGPTFENKPSRTDSEMVGGETDNMYPALGIVQHITESEQKQVNANSGNKHCELTDVAESKELAKQQHQDTDSQNKLVEKTFEAVMNGEDAVVAQSRGQTSQDLLESDVTDRPRERTEVNMHHQDKEEGESSETRERNGEWERSECTTGSGNSKTAACSTLGENRAEVEVGMFEENEPRQEDASSGVPSEPTPSGKDRHHCNTCGDWLPTQERLARHEEEVHGVVSFICPECRQLFQKIHLLEKHLSTHLGYIPHLCTVCKTPFRGEEELKTHLEEEHHFKDLQKCLYCAQTLPTRFHMNAHIRLLHEACRAWCHLCQKPISPFHTLAAHRKLVHGERKLRCEECGALFKSTVSLKAHLLRHRGTNSCLCDYCGKRFNCKKELQGHVAKVHDPALKRHVCEICGHRTWILSDLMDHKYRLHPDQITDNEKHKSSLYRRQKNLIRRPAQRYTCPQCGKRYLSMLHLQRHLALHDGTAHACAACGQKFLKEADYRRHLATHGKTYACGVCGKTFRKKQNCERHELATCRGEKEFRFTCSVCGKMLKFLSQYTRHVGQHPFIHQSINHSFIHPSIILSFLRSRSSGSRARCAVRCRSS from the exons ATGGCTGAATGCCGGTACTCTCTGCGCAGAAGGCAGAAGCAACAGTTAGCCGATGAACACCCGCTGGACCAACACTTCCAGCCACAGGAG AAATCTAAAGACTCTGAGTCCCACACCTGCCAGAAGTGCGGAAGACACTTCAGACACGCCCACCACTTTAAgaagcacgtcaagacgtgtaCTTCTTCCAAGACGAAGACACGGCGCACCTATGGCTCCTTCGCCTGTAAGACGTGTGAGAAAGTCTTCAGCCGCTCTGATTGGTTAAGACGTCACCAGGAGGTTCATAGCAAGGAGCGCCCGTTCAG GTGTAAGCTGTGTTCGGCATCGTACAAGCGCCGAGATGCGCTACAGCGGCACGAGCTGATTCAGCACACCTGGCCGGACGAACAG GTGAAGAAAGCAGCAGCTAGCGAGGCCAGGTGTGTGAAGTGCGGGAAGGTGTACATGGCAGGGGAAATCTCACGTCACATGGCCATGTCGCACTCTAACAACCCAGACTCGGAAAACATATCGCACTCTGAAAATATGTCGCACTCCACACCATCAGCGCAGCCACAAACTGACGCAGAATTGTCACACTCTGCACAATTGGGACAACAAACAACTGACCCGGACTCTGAAAATATTTCTCACGTCACACTATCAGAACAACCACAGAGCGGCCCAGACGTTGCAAAATTGTCAAACTTTGCACCATCAGGACAGTCACAAGCAGATCTAGGGCCTACCTTTGAAAACAAGCCCAGCAGGACAGACTCAGAGATGGTGGGAGGTGAAACAGACAATATGTATCCAGCTTTAGGGATTGTACAACACATTACAGAGTCAGAACAAAAACAGGTAAATGCCAACTCAGGAAACAAACATTGTGAGCTGACGGATGTAGCAGAAAGCAAGGAACTAGCAAAGCAGCAACACCAAGACACAGATTCGCAAAACAAACTTGTAGAGAAGACTTTTGAAGCGGTCATGAATGGTGAAGATGCAGTGGTTGCACAAAGCAGAGGACAAACATCCCAAGACCTTCTCGAAAGCGACGTAACAGACAGGCCTAGGGAAAGGACGGAGGTGAACATGCATCATCAGGACAAAGAAGAGGGTGAGTCATCAGAAACCCGAGAACGGAACGGTGAGTGGGAGAGGTCAGAGTGCACGACTGGTAGCGGCAACTCCAAAACAGCTGCCTGCTCCACTCTAGGGGAGAACAGAGCGGAAGTTGAGGTAGGAATGTTCGAAGAAAATGAACCGCGCCAAGAGGACGCATCAAGTGGCGTTCCCAGCGAGCCAACGCCCAGTGGGAAGGACAGACACCACTGTAACACGTGCGGGGACTGGCTCCCGACTCAGGAGAGGCTGGCTAGACACGAGGAGGAG GTGCACGGCGTGGTGTCCTTCATCTGTCCGGAGTGTCGCCAGCTGTTCCAGAAGATTCACCTGCTGGAGAAACACCTGTCGACTCACCTGGGGTACATACCGCACCTGTGCACCGTCTGTAAGACGCCCTTCCGTGGGGAGGAGGAGTTAAAGACACACCTGGAGGAGGAGCACCACTTTAAGGACCTACAGAAATGTCTTTACTGCGCACAGACCTTGCCTACAAG GTTCCACATGAATGCTCACATCCGCCTGCTCCATGAGGCGTGCCGGGCGTGGTGCCACCTGTGCCAGAAGCCCATCAGCCCCTTTCACACCCTCGCCGCCCACCGCAAACTCGTGCACGGCGAGAGGAAGCTTCGCTGCGAGGAGTGCGGCGCCTTGTTCAAGTCCACCGTCTCGCTGAAGGCGCACCTACTCAGGCACCGGGGCACGAACTCCTGTCTGTGTGACTACTGTGGGAAACGCTTCAACTGTAAAAAGGAGCTGCAAG GCCACGTAGCGAAGGTTCACGACCCGGCGCTGAAGCGGCATGTGTGCGAGATCTGCGGCCATCGCACCTGGATCCTGTCGGATCTCATGGATCACAAGTACCGGCTGCACCCCGACCAGATCACGGACAACGAGAAACACAAGTCAAG TCTGTACAGGAGGCAGAAAAACTTGATCCGGAGGCCGGCCCAGCGCTACACGTGTCCGCAGTGCGGCAAGAGGTACCTCTCCATGCTGCACCTGCAGCGCCACCTGGCACTCCACGACGGTACTGCACACGCCTGCGCCGCCTGCGGACAGAAGTTCCTGAAGGAGGCGGACtatcgccgccatcttgcgacGCACGGGAAGACGTACGCGTGCGGCGTGTGCGGCAAGACGTTCCGGAAGAAGCAGAACTGCGAACGGCACGAGCTGGCCACGTGTCGCGGCgaaaag GAGTTCCGGTTTACGTGCTCCGTGTGCGGTAAGATGTTGAAGTTCCTGAGCCAGTACACGCGGCACGTCGGGCagcatccattcattcatcaatcaatcaatcattcattcattcatccatccatcattcTCTCCTTCCTTCGCTCCAGGAGTTCCGGTTCACGTGCTCGGTGTGCGGTAAGATGTCGAAGTTCCTGA